From the genome of Ptychodera flava strain L36383 chromosome 20, AS_Pfla_20210202, whole genome shotgun sequence, one region includes:
- the LOC139119593 gene encoding uncharacterized protein has product MSWTGVKGNSQVMSWTVVQGNSQVMSWTVVQGNSQVMSWTVVQGNSQVMSWTVVQGNSQVMSWTVVQGNSQVMSWTVVQGNSQVMSWTVVQGNSQVMSWTVVQGNSQVMSCTGKQSSDELDCYTGKQSSDDWTVVQGNSQVMSWTVVQGNSQVISRTVVQGNSQVMSWTVVQGNSQVMSWTVVQGNSQVMSWTVVQGNSQVMSWTVVQGNSQVMSWTVVQGNSQVMSWTVVQGNSQVMSWTVVQGNSQVMSCTGKQSSDELDCCTGKPSSDELDC; this is encoded by the coding sequence ATGAGTTGGACTGGTGtaaagggaaacagtcaagTGATGAGTTGGACTGTTGTACAGGGAAACAGTCAGGTGATGAGTTGGACTGTTGTACAGGGAAACAGTCAGGTGATGAGTTGGACTGTTGTACAGGGAAACAGTCAGGTGATGAGTTGGACTGTTGTACAGGGAAACAGTCAAGTGATGAGTTGGACTGTTGTACAGGGAAACAGTCAGGTGATGAGTTGGACTGTTGTACAGGGAAACAGTCAAGTGATGAGTTGGACTGTTGTACAGGGAAACAGTCAGGTGATGAGTTGGACTGTTGTACAGGGAAACAGTCAGGTGATGAGTTGTACAGGGAAACAGTCAAGTGATGAGTTGGACTGTTATACAGGGAAACAGTCAAGTGATGATTGGACTGTTGTACAGGGAAACAGTCAAGTGATGAGTTGGACTGTTGTACAGGGAAACAGTCAGGTGATTAGTAGGACTGTTGTACAGGGAAACAGTCAGGTGATGAGTTGGACTGTTGTACAGGGAAACAGTCAGGTGATGAGTTGGACTGTTGTACAGGGAAACAGTCAGGTGATGAGTTGGACTGTTGTACAGGGAAACAGTCAGGTGATGAGTTGGACTGTTGTACAGGGAAACAGTCAGGTGATGAGTTGGACTGTTGTACAGGGAAACAGTCAGGTGATGAGTTGGACTGTTGTACAGGGAAACAGTCAGGTGATGAGTTGGACTGTTGTACAGGGAAACAGTCAGGTGATGAGTTGTACAGGGAAACAGTCAAGTGATGAGTTGGACTGTTGTACAGGGAAACCGTCAAGTGATGAGTTGGACTGTTGA